GAATCATCGATGACCTGACGCCGGTCGAAAACGAAATCGTGTTGCCCAAGACCTCTTCCGGGGTCTTCAACTCCACCAACATCGACTACGTGCTGCGCAACCTTGAAACCCGGCACCTGATCATCGCCGGCATCGTCACCGACCAGTGCGTCGACATGGCGGTGCGTGACGCCGCCGACCGTGGTTACTTGGTGACGCTGGTCGAAGATGCCTGCGCCACCTACACCGAACAACGGCATCACGCCTGCCTGAACGCCATCAAGGGCTACTGCTGGATCGCCGACACCCAAACCGTGCTCCGCCGGTTGCAGGAGATGCAGCCATGAGCGCTCGCCTGTCGCCACTGCCGATGACCACGATCGTCACCACCGACCTGATTGGCGTGACACGTGGCCGTTCCTTTCCCACCGACGAACTCGATGCCTATCAAATGGCGGGCTGCGGCTGGGTGCCGGCCAACAGCGCCCTGACCCCGCAAGACATCATCGCCTCCAGCAATCCATGGGGTGCTTATGGCGACTTGCGGTTGATCCCCGACTTGAGCAGCCGGGTGACCGTCAACAACGGCCCGGATGCCAATGCCCCGGCGCTGGACTTCATTCACGGCGACATTCGCGAAACCGATGGCCGCCCGTGGGGCGCCTGCCCGCGCACGCTGTTGCGCAACGAGGTGGAGCGTTATCGCGATGAATTGGGACTGCAGATCAACGCCGCGTTCGAACATGAATTCAACCTCGGCAGCGGCGCGGCTGAGCATCTGGCGTTCTCTCTTGAGGCTCAGCGCCAGGGTGCCGAGTTCGGCGGCTGGCTGCTCAGCGCACTGCGTGCCGGCGGTGTGGAACCGGAAATGTTCCTGCCGGAATATGGCAAGCACCAATACGAAATCACCTGCCGCCCGGCCCTTGGCGTCGCCGCCGCCGATCGCGCGGTGAACGTGCGCGAGATCACCCGGGAGATCGCCCGGCAAATGGGCCTGGACCTGAGTTTCGCGCCCAAGACCTCCGAGCAGGCGGTGTGCAATGGCGTGCATTTGCACGTGAGCCTGCAGGATCTGGCCGGCCACCCGGTGATGTACGACGCCGGCACCACCAACGGCCTGTCGACCCTCGGCCAGCATTGGGCCGCCGGCGTTCTGCATTATTTGCCGGCGCTCTGCGCCTTTACCGCACCGACACCGGTTTCCTACGAGCGCTTGCAGCCCCATCACTGGAGCGCTTCCTACGCCTGCCTCGGCCAACGCAACCGCGAAGCGGCGCTGCGGATTTGCCCGACCGTGAGCCTGGGCGGCAAAGCCGTGGCGGCGCAGTACAACCTGGAATTTCGCGCCATGGACGCCACCGCCTCGCCGCATCTGGCCATGGCCGCGTTGCTGATCGCCGGGCGCCTGGGCATCGAGCAGCAACTGGCCCTGAACGCGATCACCGATGAAGTCCCCGACTCCCTGAACGAAGAGCAACGCCAGGCCCGCGGCATCGTCGCCCTGCCCGGGTCCCTGTCCCAGGCCCTGGAATGCCTGCGCAACAGCGAAGCGCTGATCGAAGCCCTGCCGAGCGCCTTGCTGGACACCTGGTTCGCCCTTAAAACCGAGGAACTGAGGCTGACGGAACAGCTCTCGCCCGCCGATCTTTGTGAGCACTATGCGCGCCTTTACTGAGTCCGCCGAACGGGGGCTCTATACCCAGCCTGCGTACACGCTGAGCCGGGAAGCCTCCGGGCACCCGCTGATTCTGGTGTGTGAACACGCCAGCCGTTTTATCCCGGCGGGGTTGAATGACCTGGGCTTGAGCCATGAAGCCGCCCGCGAACACATCGCCTGGGACATCGGTGCCCTGGCGCTGGCCGAGGGCTTGTCCGAAGCACTGGGCGCGACCCTGTTGGCGGCCAATTATTCACGGCTGTTGATCGACCTCAACCGCCCGCGCCATGCGCCGGACAGCATTCCGTTGCAGAGCGAGATTTATCAGGTGCCGGGCAATCGGGATCTGGACGAGGCCACCCGCGACTATCGCCGGCACTGCCTGTTCAAGCCGTTTCATGCACGCCTGCAAACCTTGATCGACGCCCGTGTGGCGCAAGGTCGACCGGTTCGCGTGGTAGGGATTCACAGTTTCACGCCGATTTATTACGGCCAGCCAAGGTCGCTGGAAGCCGGCGTGTTGTACGGACAGGCCGAGGAGTACGCCCAGCGAGTGATCGACGGGTTGAGCCTGCACCCGTTGAAAGTCGCCGGGAATCAACCGTACAAAGTCGATCCGCTGGGTGACATGACCGTGCCGGTTCATGGCGATGCACGAGGGCTTGAGTCGGTGTTGATCGAGGTACGCAACGATCTGCTGCGCACCCCCGAAAACATCGGTCGCTGGACCGACTATCTGGCGCCACTGCTGTAGAGCAATAGCTTCGAACTCGCAGCGTGCAGCTGCTTTCATCAAGGAGAAGGGCTTCATGGAAATTGAAGAATTCGGCTACAAGCAAGAGTTGAAACGCAGCCTGTCGCTGACAGACCTGGTGGTGTACGGGATGATCTTCATGATCCCCATCGCCCCGTTCGGCGTTTATGGTTACGTCAACGCCGAAGCGCCGGGGATGGTGCCGCTGGCCTACATCATCGGCATGGTGGCGATGCTGTTCACCGCCCTCAGTTACGGCAGCATGGCCCGGGCCTTTCCGATTGCAGGCTCCGTGTATTCCTACGCACAACGCGGGCTTAACCCGCATGTCGGGTTTATCGCCGGTTGGCTGATGTTGCTCGACTACCTGCTGATTCCACCGCTGCTCTACGTGTACGCGGCGATGGCGCTGAATCATTTGTACCCGGACATCCCGAAAGTCGGCTTCATCCTGGCCTTTCTGGTCAGCGCCACCTTCGTCAACCTGCGGGGCATCACCTTCACCGCGCGGATGAACATCATCTTTCTACTGGCGCAACTGGTGGTGCTGGGGATCTTCCTGTTCTACGCCTGGAATGCCCTGCACAACGGCGGCGGTAACGGTCAACTGACTCTGGCGCCGCTGTACAACCCCGAGACGTTCAACTTCGCCCTGCTGATGCAAGCGGTGTCGATTGCGGTGCTGTCGTTCCTTGGTTTCGATGCGATTTCCACCCTCGCCGAAGAGATCAAGGGAGACCCGGGCCGCAGCGTCGGCAAGGCTGCGCTGATTACATTGCTGGTGATGGGCGTGATCTTCGTGGTGCAGACCTGGATTGCTACCGACCTGGCCGCCGGCCTGGGCTTCAAGTCCGCCGACACCGCGTTCTATGAAATCGCCGAAATCGCCGCTGGCAGTTGGCTGGCGACCCTGACCGCCGTAGCCACCGCCCTGGCCTGGGGCGTCGCGGTCGCGATCACCTCGCAAGCGGCGGTTTCGCGCCTGCTGTTCGGCATGGCCCGGGACGGCAAACTGCCGAAAGTGCTGGCCAAGGTGCACCCGAAGCACAACACGCCGTATGTGAGCATCTATCTGGTGGCGGCGCTGTCGCTGGTGATCTGCTACCTGTTCATCAACTCGGTGGACACCCTCACCTCCCTGGTGAACTTCGGCGCCCTGAGCGGCTTCATGTTGCTGCACCTGACCGTCATCAACTATTACTGGCGTCGGCAGAAGTCCGGCCAGGTGATTCGTCACCTGCTCTGCCCGGTGATCGGCTTCATCATCGTCGCAGCCATCATGTACAACATGGGCGTCGATGCACAGAAACTCGGCCTGATCTGGATTGCCCTGGGGCTGGTCTATCTATTCTTCCTCAACAAACTGGGTGCCAGCACGGTCCTACCCGACCCAAGCAATGGCTGACAAGAAAAAGGGCAGCGTCTGACATGAATTCAGGCGACTGCCGATTTAACGCGTGGAAACCGACAGTGATAGTCAGGTTCGGTGCAAATCGCCGAACCCTTTGATACAGGAGTACATCCATGCTGGTCTTACGCCCAGTGGAGTTAACCGACCTGCCCCAGTTGCAGCAACTGGCGCGCGACAGTCTGGTGGGGGTCACGTCCTTGCCGGACGACACCGAACGCCTGCGCGAGAAAATTCTCGCCTCCTGCGCTTCGTTCGAGAAAGACGTCCAGGGTCCTGGCCCGGAGAACTATTTCTTCGTGCTGGAAAATCTCACGACTCGCCATTTGGTCGGCTGCTCGGAAATCCTCGCCACCGCAGGGTTCAACGAGCCGTTCTACAGTTTGCGCAACCGTCATTTCACCAGCACCTCACGGGAGCTGAACATCGAGCACGGGGTGCCGGCGCTGTCGTTGTGCCACGACCTCAGTGGTCATACTTTGCTGCGCGGTTTCCATATCGACGCGGCGCTGGAACGCACGCGGTTTTCCGAATTGCTGTCCCGGGCGCGGCTGCTGTTCATCGCCGCCTACAAGGCGCGCTTTGCCGAAGCGGTGATCACCGAAATCGTTGGCTACAGCGACGAACAGGGCCAGTCACCGTTCTGGGATGCGCTGGGCAAGCATTTCTTCGACCTGCCGTACGTCGAGGCCGAGCGGCTTTGTGGTTTGCAGAGCCGGACATTTCTCGCCGAACTGATGCCGCAATACCCGATCTACGTGCCGATGCTGCCCCCGGCGGCACAGGAATGTATCGGCCGGATTCATCCTGACGGTCAGGAGGCCTTCGACATTCTTGAACGCGAAGGCTTCGAGACCAACAGCTACATCGACCTGTTCGACGGTGGCCCGACGTTGTACGCACGCACCTCGAACATTCGCTCCATCGCCCAAAGCCAGACCGGCACGGTGCACCCTGGCTCGGCCATTGATGCCCGCGGTAGTTCCCTGGTGAGCAGCTACCTGGTGAGCAACGATTCGTTGAAGGACTACCGCGCAATTGTTGCCGAGCTGGACTACCACGCCGGGCAACCCGTGGCCTTGAGCGCCGAGATGTGCGCGGCCCTGAATGTGACCGACGCCAGCGCGATCCGGTTGATCGCCCTGTGAGCCGCCACCGGCCCCGTGCCCAACGACAGCGCCCGAACAAGCGCGAAGAAGGAGCTGCATCATGATTGTCCGTCCGGTTCAAGTCACCGACCTGCCCGCCCTGCTGGATCTGGTGCAACGGGCCGCCCCCAGGGTCACCACCCTGCCGGCCAGTGAGGAACGCCTGACCCACCGAGTGCGCTGGTCCCAGCGCACCTTTGCCGAACAGGTCGAACGTGCGGATGCCGATTACCTGTTCGTGCTTGAAGACGACGATCAACAAGTGGTCGGCGTCAGTGCCCTGGCGGGGGCTGTCGGCCTGCGGGAGCCCTGGTACAACTACCGGGTCGGACTGACGGTCAGCTCGTCGCCGGATCTGGGTATCCAGCGCCAGATCCCCACGTTGTTTCTGAATAACGAAATGACCGGCCAATCGGAAATCTGTTCGCTGTTTCTGCGACACGATCAACGTCACGGCAATAATGGTCGGTTGCTGTCGCTGGGGCGCCTGCTGTTCGTTGCCGAGTTCCCCCACCTGTTTGGCGACAAGCTTATTGCCGAACTGCGCGGCAGTGCCGACGAACAAGGCTGCTCTCCGTTTTGGGACAGCCTGGGCCGGCATTTTTTCAAGATGGATTTCAGCCATGCCGATCATTTGTCGGGGCTGGGCAACAAAGCATTCATCGCTGAACTGATGCCACGCCAGCCGCTCTACACCTGCCTGCTCACCGAACAGGCCCAGGCGGTGATCGGCAAGCCGCACCCGCACACCGAACCTGCGCTGAAGATCCTCACTGCCGAGGGGTTTGCTCATAAGGGTTACATCGACATCTTCGACGCAGGCCCGGTGATCGAAGCCCCGGTGTCGAGAATCCGCACGGTGCGTGACAGCCAACGATTGGAGCTGGCCATCGGCACGCCCGACGACCAGGCGCCGGTATGGCTGATCCACAATCGCCGCCTGGAAAACTGCCGCATCACCACCGCCCGGGCGCGGCTGGTCGGTAACAACCTGATCGTCGACCGGCTCACCGCCAAACGCCTGCAACTGCAACCCGGCAACTCGGTCCGCGCCGTGCCGCTGCGCAACCAACAGCAGCAGGCGGTGGCGGCGTAACGTGTAGCAGGTGCCGCAGGCTGCGATCTTTTGATCTCGCATTCCTTGCACGGAAAATTCGTCATCATTCTTTACCCTTCACCGTGATAGCCTTTTGTTCCTTCGGCGTTGACACTTTTGCTCAAGCCCTTCCATTCCTTTGTATTGGTGGAACTCATATGTCCAGGCTGTCACATCAAGATTTGCGCCGTAATTTCCGCCAACTGTTCGCTTCCAACGCCTGCTATCACACCGCGTCGGTCTTCGACCCCATGTCGGCACGCATCGCCGCTGACCTGGGTTTTGAAGTGGGGATTCTCGGTGGTTCGGTCGCGTCGTTGCAGGTACTGGGCGCCCCCGACTTTGCCTTGATCACCCTGAGCGAGTTCGCCGAGCAGGCCACCCGCATCGGCCGCGTGGCCCAATTGCCGGTCATCGCCGATGCCGACCACGGCTATGGCAACGCGCTTAACGTCATGCGCACCATCGTCGAGCTCGAACGCGCTGGCGTGGCCGCCCTGACCATTGAAGACACCTTGCTGCCCGCGCAATTCGGCCGCAAATCCACTGACCTGATCGGGGTGGCGGAAGGCGTCGGCAAGATCCGCGCGGCTCTGGAAGCCCGGGTCGACTCGGAAATGGCGATCATTGCGCGGACCAATGCCGGGATCCTGCCGGTTCAGGAAATCATCAGCCGCACCCAGCAATACCAACAGGCCGGGGCAGACGGGATTTGCATGGTGGGCGTGCGGGACTTCGACCACCTCGAACAAATCGCCGAGCACCTGAGCGTGCCGCTGATGCTGGTCACCTACGGCAACCCGCTGCTGCGCGACGACAATCGCCTGGCCGAACTGGGCGTGCGCGTCACCATCGACGGCCATGGCGCCTACTTCGCGGCGATCAAGGCGACTTACGACAGCCTGCGCGAACAGCGGCAGATCTTCACTCAGGCATCGGACTTGAGCGCCACTGAGCTGACGCATACGTACACGCAGCCTGAGGACTACATTCGTTGGGCGGAAGAGTTCATGAGCGTCAAGGAATGAGTCTTCTCTGACTTCGGCGCCTAAAGCGACTTGTGATTCAGCCGGTAGACGCAATGTCACCGGCAGGGTTGCAAGGAAATTGGGGCCGAATGGCTGTCATCTGTTTCTGCCAGGGAATACACACCTGAAAACAAACACCAATATTTAATAACAACTCCAGAGTTGATATTAAATATCGCCCTCTATAATCTCAAAACCGTTAAATAACAAAAAAACATTTAACCCTGAAAGCAACAACTTAATGCAACGCCACTACTTAAATTCCGAGCGATTCATCCTCGCCCAACTCACAATCACAAGGAACTACTTATGAATACCACTACTAGCAACTGGCAAAATACCCCGCTATTACGCGCCGAAGCCAAAGTTATCAACACGCCGACAAAATCCAACCATGAGGCCAACTGTCCTGGCTGGGATGGGCTCCGCTTTAACATAGGTAACATTCACGAAATCAAGAAATTCTGGAACGTTCCCGCCAAGGATTAAGACCGTAGAGCGATTACCGGGGCTGCAATCCCTTCACGCGAAAAAAACATCATTGCCGCGTCGACCAGAAAACACCACGGCATGAACTGATGGGGAAGTATACCCCTGCCTTAATGTTGGCAACCTTCACGTAATCAAGTGCTACTGGCAGTTGAGCGCGATGCTCGAACCTGCCTGATAGCAATGTCCCCCATCTGTTAGATAGACGTCAGCGGCCATAGCACTCAGCCTCTGACGTCTGCTTACAACTAACGGGCTTGATACATAAAAGGCACCCACCTCAATAACAACAACTGAACGATTCTATCCTCTCATCATTAAAAACCATAAAAACAAAGGCAAATTTTTCGTGATAAAAACCTTGCTCAACACTCACTTGACGCCTTCACAACTTATTGCCAGCATCAACACACTGAATATGACTGCCGAAGTAAAAAAACTGGCAGACCAATTACCTAAAAAAACAGCACGCACTTTTGATTCGGCTCACTGTGCGGAAATACTGAGACTGACAAACACCCACACTGGAACGTTGACTTTACATTGCAACAAAAGTGGCAATATCAGTCTCAAGGCACCTGATAACGCACCGGCGTCTGAACAACTCTATTCCGTACCCGGCAACA
This genomic stretch from Pseudomonas wuhanensis harbors:
- a CDS encoding isochorismatase family cysteine hydrolase yields the protein MFTLPHHSPRDLPFAADHTALLLVDMQRAWLEPQFDPHLNGPDAEYFLTRAHMQVVPNQRRLLSAFRGARQNVLHTLIESLTADGRDRSLDHKLSDMHLPKGSLQARIIDDLTPVENEIVLPKTSSGVFNSTNIDYVLRNLETRHLIIAGIVTDQCVDMAVRDAADRGYLVTLVEDACATYTEQRHHACLNAIKGYCWIADTQTVLRRLQEMQP
- a CDS encoding glutamine synthetase family protein; its protein translation is MSARLSPLPMTTIVTTDLIGVTRGRSFPTDELDAYQMAGCGWVPANSALTPQDIIASSNPWGAYGDLRLIPDLSSRVTVNNGPDANAPALDFIHGDIRETDGRPWGACPRTLLRNEVERYRDELGLQINAAFEHEFNLGSGAAEHLAFSLEAQRQGAEFGGWLLSALRAGGVEPEMFLPEYGKHQYEITCRPALGVAAADRAVNVREITREIARQMGLDLSFAPKTSEQAVCNGVHLHVSLQDLAGHPVMYDAGTTNGLSTLGQHWAAGVLHYLPALCAFTAPTPVSYERLQPHHWSASYACLGQRNREAALRICPTVSLGGKAVAAQYNLEFRAMDATASPHLAMAALLIAGRLGIEQQLALNAITDEVPDSLNEEQRQARGIVALPGSLSQALECLRNSEALIEALPSALLDTWFALKTEELRLTEQLSPADLCEHYARLY
- a CDS encoding N-formylglutamate amidohydrolase yields the protein MRAFTESAERGLYTQPAYTLSREASGHPLILVCEHASRFIPAGLNDLGLSHEAAREHIAWDIGALALAEGLSEALGATLLAANYSRLLIDLNRPRHAPDSIPLQSEIYQVPGNRDLDEATRDYRRHCLFKPFHARLQTLIDARVAQGRPVRVVGIHSFTPIYYGQPRSLEAGVLYGQAEEYAQRVIDGLSLHPLKVAGNQPYKVDPLGDMTVPVHGDARGLESVLIEVRNDLLRTPENIGRWTDYLAPLL
- a CDS encoding APC family permease — encoded protein: MEIEEFGYKQELKRSLSLTDLVVYGMIFMIPIAPFGVYGYVNAEAPGMVPLAYIIGMVAMLFTALSYGSMARAFPIAGSVYSYAQRGLNPHVGFIAGWLMLLDYLLIPPLLYVYAAMALNHLYPDIPKVGFILAFLVSATFVNLRGITFTARMNIIFLLAQLVVLGIFLFYAWNALHNGGGNGQLTLAPLYNPETFNFALLMQAVSIAVLSFLGFDAISTLAEEIKGDPGRSVGKAALITLLVMGVIFVVQTWIATDLAAGLGFKSADTAFYEIAEIAAGSWLATLTAVATALAWGVAVAITSQAAVSRLLFGMARDGKLPKVLAKVHPKHNTPYVSIYLVAALSLVICYLFINSVDTLTSLVNFGALSGFMLLHLTVINYYWRRQKSGQVIRHLLCPVIGFIIVAAIMYNMGVDAQKLGLIWIALGLVYLFFLNKLGASTVLPDPSNG
- a CDS encoding arginine N-succinyltransferase, whose product is MLVLRPVELTDLPQLQQLARDSLVGVTSLPDDTERLREKILASCASFEKDVQGPGPENYFFVLENLTTRHLVGCSEILATAGFNEPFYSLRNRHFTSTSRELNIEHGVPALSLCHDLSGHTLLRGFHIDAALERTRFSELLSRARLLFIAAYKARFAEAVITEIVGYSDEQGQSPFWDALGKHFFDLPYVEAERLCGLQSRTFLAELMPQYPIYVPMLPPAAQECIGRIHPDGQEAFDILEREGFETNSYIDLFDGGPTLYARTSNIRSIAQSQTGTVHPGSAIDARGSSLVSSYLVSNDSLKDYRAIVAELDYHAGQPVALSAEMCAALNVTDASAIRLIAL
- the astA gene encoding arginine N-succinyltransferase, giving the protein MIVRPVQVTDLPALLDLVQRAAPRVTTLPASEERLTHRVRWSQRTFAEQVERADADYLFVLEDDDQQVVGVSALAGAVGLREPWYNYRVGLTVSSSPDLGIQRQIPTLFLNNEMTGQSEICSLFLRHDQRHGNNGRLLSLGRLLFVAEFPHLFGDKLIAELRGSADEQGCSPFWDSLGRHFFKMDFSHADHLSGLGNKAFIAELMPRQPLYTCLLTEQAQAVIGKPHPHTEPALKILTAEGFAHKGYIDIFDAGPVIEAPVSRIRTVRDSQRLELAIGTPDDQAPVWLIHNRRLENCRITTARARLVGNNLIVDRLTAKRLQLQPGNSVRAVPLRNQQQQAVAA
- a CDS encoding isocitrate lyase/PEP mutase family protein — translated: MSRLSHQDLRRNFRQLFASNACYHTASVFDPMSARIAADLGFEVGILGGSVASLQVLGAPDFALITLSEFAEQATRIGRVAQLPVIADADHGYGNALNVMRTIVELERAGVAALTIEDTLLPAQFGRKSTDLIGVAEGVGKIRAALEARVDSEMAIIARTNAGILPVQEIISRTQQYQQAGADGICMVGVRDFDHLEQIAEHLSVPLMLVTYGNPLLRDDNRLAELGVRVTIDGHGAYFAAIKATYDSLREQRQIFTQASDLSATELTHTYTQPEDYIRWAEEFMSVKE